In the genome of Leptospira sanjuanensis, one region contains:
- a CDS encoding lipase family protein has translation MKKIRSAFRTFFYFLSEILEFIVSVISSLFPTGTDPNLARGDIYIVTGYLSGALFYSKLRRALEAKGYQPRILRIPPFFWSTKKAVEILAKQMDQIPPKSVLIAHNTGGLLTLLLPDRSRQKIRGLITLGTPFRGSHLFTILPGTGLRYGSPYLKELFKTFLFMDRFHPLAPLKEFIFLPASSSIYGEERDLWFDIPGNYNQVRKAENIRTILEYLVFHYPSAASIEAEKNAVLNEAKKKVVLSSSRTVSSLKEKQSSSPTLQGKNSSAKSKNVSQSKGKPTVKPASKSSNKTKATSKSKDSKPTNSAKTKRVVSAAKNKTKTKTAPKKKKR, from the coding sequence ATGAAAAAAATCAGATCCGCTTTTAGAACGTTTTTCTACTTCCTTTCGGAAATTTTAGAATTTATCGTTTCTGTAATCTCTTCGTTGTTTCCGACCGGCACGGACCCGAATCTCGCACGAGGGGATATCTACATCGTAACCGGATATCTTTCGGGGGCTTTGTTTTATTCCAAGCTGCGCCGCGCTCTGGAAGCGAAGGGTTATCAACCGAGAATTTTAAGAATTCCCCCTTTTTTCTGGAGCACCAAAAAAGCGGTCGAGATTCTTGCGAAGCAGATGGATCAGATTCCGCCCAAATCCGTTTTGATCGCTCATAACACCGGCGGTCTTTTGACGTTGCTCCTTCCCGATCGGAGTCGTCAAAAGATCCGAGGTTTGATTACTTTGGGAACTCCGTTCCGTGGAAGTCATTTGTTTACGATTCTTCCGGGTACGGGTCTTCGATACGGTTCTCCGTATTTGAAGGAATTGTTTAAGACGTTTTTATTTATGGATCGTTTTCATCCTCTTGCGCCTTTGAAGGAATTTATTTTTTTACCGGCTTCTTCTTCCATTTACGGAGAAGAACGGGATCTGTGGTTTGACATTCCGGGCAATTACAATCAAGTTCGAAAGGCGGAAAATATCCGAACGATCTTGGAATATCTCGTCTTTCATTATCCGAGCGCGGCTTCGATCGAGGCGGAAAAGAACGCGGTTTTGAACGAGGCGAAAAAGAAGGTCGTTTTATCGTCGTCGCGTACGGTTTCTTCACTCAAAGAGAAACAAAGTTCTTCTCCGACTTTGCAAGGGAAGAATTCTTCCGCGAAGTCGAAAAACGTTTCGCAATCCAAAGGGAAGCCGACCGTAAAACCGGCGTCCAAGTCGTCTAACAAGACCAAGGCGACTTCTAAGTCGAAGGATTCCAAGCCGACAAACTCCGCTAAAACGAAACGAGTCGTTTCGGCGGCAAAGAACAAAACCAAAACCAAAACCGCACCGAAAAAGAAGAAACGTTAG
- a CDS encoding CsgG/HfaB family protein yields the protein MKHSIFIIFLSSFLIFACAGNGRSARHNTAKPLNTVLEETSSALKKQIQTNRAASFPDKKNALKLAILPLLNENGAPTLLGSTISSQLLPQMSEPGKLILVEKSQLGRLIDEQSFQKSGLVLSDKSLEIGKLSGVDLLLLGTVQFNDQTFLLQLRVVSLQSGEILALSEAVFDSDDTLYNQYRMIREH from the coding sequence ATGAAACATTCTATTTTTATCATATTCCTAAGTTCGTTTTTGATCTTCGCTTGTGCGGGCAACGGAAGATCCGCGAGACACAACACGGCAAAACCGTTGAATACCGTTTTGGAAGAAACTTCTTCCGCTTTGAAAAAACAAATCCAAACCAACCGCGCGGCTTCTTTCCCTGATAAAAAGAACGCCCTCAAACTCGCGATCTTACCTTTATTAAACGAAAACGGAGCGCCGACCCTGCTCGGAAGCACGATTTCTTCTCAGCTTCTACCGCAGATGTCAGAGCCTGGAAAGCTGATTCTCGTGGAAAAATCGCAACTGGGCCGACTCATCGACGAGCAAAGTTTTCAAAAATCGGGGCTGGTGCTCTCGGACAAAAGTTTGGAAATCGGGAAGTTATCGGGAGTGGATCTTTTGCTTTTAGGAACGGTTCAGTTCAACGATCAGACGTTTTTGCTTCAGCTTCGCGTTGTATCCCTTCAATCGGGAGAAATCCTCGCCTTATCCGAAGCCGTTTTCGATTCGGACGATACTCTTTACAATCAATATCGAATGATCCGCGAACACTAA
- a CDS encoding 7TM diverse intracellular signaling domain-containing protein → MICKLRIFKVFLGWTLFVSGVFSLPAQTSSSEFEPSVIMEGLDLQPYLTYYEDHSGKLSLPEIQKIFRSGKSIPLFNNSLGYSEAAIWIRVPVANREKGTRNWVLVFTYSLIDSLQLYSERNGSLPLVISGDELPFSSRLAEHRNFPFQLSEPPLSKNDYYVRIQSKSSIVVPLFAYSRTEFLEQTAKEYTTLGFYYGTMLVMFVYNLFLLLTTRDKSYLFYSIFIFFDILFQLTLNGLSFQFLWPNNPEWGNVSLPFFMFSAFLAACLFGKSFLESSKITPITNKFYYPIMGICAFGCVGSLTFFSYTFSVISSILVLLIVLILLLVNSLQCAWKGHRPARFFLTAWSVLILGSFLYAMKAFGIFPDNFFTQWGLQIGSAIEVVLLSLGLADRIKQLSLNLETQAANLNLLKQRHEQSAVQYKNLYEGEEDFLFDLDANGIITGSNKSISTFLGFKPQDVLGKNFLELMYNTGGLEDAFKKLYVMERMEELSSSGKPVYFRADFLQKYLKEPKELQVRLQILEHESGREILGRAFEPDQDLMGRFLDEERIVFSMNNYLQNAELLSQRLTFNLVRFTDPTVTLSIRTSLREMLINAIEHGNLNISNEDKAKSLKNGNYFQFILARQNDPYYRDKKILVEYFLSRQKVGYRITDEGKGFNHARIVRNALAKTDDNTPLQTRGVAYALSTFDVVKFNSTGNRVTLVKYF, encoded by the coding sequence GTGATCTGCAAACTCCGGATCTTCAAAGTCTTTCTCGGATGGACTTTGTTTGTTTCCGGGGTTTTTTCCCTTCCCGCACAAACCTCCTCTTCCGAATTCGAACCGAGCGTAATCATGGAAGGCTTGGATCTTCAACCGTATCTCACGTATTACGAGGATCATTCGGGAAAACTTTCTCTTCCTGAAATTCAGAAAATCTTTCGATCCGGAAAATCCATTCCCTTGTTCAACAACAGCCTCGGTTATTCCGAAGCAGCGATTTGGATCCGTGTTCCCGTCGCCAATCGGGAGAAGGGCACACGAAACTGGGTTCTGGTTTTCACATACAGTTTGATCGATTCTCTTCAGTTGTATTCGGAACGAAACGGTTCTTTGCCATTGGTCATTTCCGGAGACGAACTTCCTTTTTCGTCCAGGCTCGCAGAACACCGGAATTTTCCGTTTCAACTCAGCGAACCTCCGCTTTCCAAAAACGACTATTACGTCCGCATCCAATCCAAGAGTTCGATCGTGGTTCCTTTGTTCGCGTATTCAAGAACCGAATTTCTGGAACAAACCGCCAAAGAGTATACGACCCTCGGTTTTTATTACGGAACGATGTTGGTCATGTTCGTATACAATCTCTTTCTTCTGTTGACTACTCGCGACAAAAGTTATCTCTTTTACAGTATATTCATTTTTTTTGATATTCTTTTCCAGTTGACCCTGAACGGTTTATCCTTTCAGTTTCTCTGGCCGAACAACCCCGAATGGGGGAACGTGAGCCTTCCGTTCTTTATGTTCTCCGCGTTTTTGGCGGCTTGTCTTTTCGGAAAATCCTTTTTGGAATCCTCGAAAATCACTCCGATCACGAACAAATTCTATTATCCGATCATGGGAATCTGCGCCTTCGGCTGCGTCGGCTCGCTTACGTTTTTCAGTTATACCTTCAGCGTGATTTCGAGCATTCTCGTATTGTTGATCGTTTTGATTCTGCTTTTGGTCAACAGTCTTCAGTGCGCCTGGAAGGGACATCGTCCCGCCCGATTCTTCTTAACTGCTTGGTCCGTTCTGATCCTAGGAAGTTTTTTATACGCGATGAAGGCGTTCGGAATTTTTCCGGATAATTTTTTCACGCAGTGGGGATTGCAGATCGGTTCCGCGATCGAAGTCGTGCTTCTTTCCTTAGGTCTCGCCGATCGGATCAAACAACTTTCGTTGAATCTGGAAACGCAGGCCGCCAATCTGAATCTGCTCAAACAAAGACACGAACAATCCGCGGTTCAATATAAAAATCTCTACGAAGGAGAAGAGGATTTTCTCTTCGATCTCGACGCGAACGGGATCATTACGGGAAGCAACAAATCCATTTCCACCTTCTTAGGGTTCAAGCCGCAGGACGTTCTCGGGAAAAATTTTCTCGAACTGATGTACAACACCGGCGGACTCGAAGACGCATTCAAAAAATTGTATGTGATGGAACGAATGGAAGAATTGTCTTCCAGCGGAAAACCTGTGTATTTCCGCGCGGACTTCCTGCAGAAATACCTCAAGGAACCGAAGGAATTGCAGGTTCGTCTTCAAATTCTCGAACACGAATCGGGAAGGGAGATTTTGGGACGGGCCTTTGAACCCGATCAGGATCTTATGGGAAGATTTTTGGACGAGGAACGAATCGTATTTTCCATGAACAACTATCTTCAAAACGCGGAGTTGTTGAGTCAAAGATTGACGTTCAATCTTGTGCGCTTTACGGACCCGACCGTGACCCTTTCGATCCGCACCAGTCTTCGGGAAATGCTCATCAACGCGATCGAACACGGAAATCTGAATATTTCGAACGAAGACAAGGCAAAGTCCTTGAAAAACGGAAATTACTTTCAGTTCATTCTTGCGCGTCAAAACGATCCGTATTATCGGGACAAAAAAATTCTCGTGGAATATTTTCTTTCCAGACAGAAAGTAGGTTACAGAATCACGGACGAAGGGAAGGGATTCAATCACGCGAGAATCGTCCGAAACGCTCTTGCAAAGACGGACGATAACACTCCCCTTCAAACAAGAGGAGTCGCCTACGCCCTTTCCACGTTCGACGTAGTTAAGTTCAATTCAACGGGAAACAGGGTGACCTTGGTCAAATACTTCTGA